Proteins encoded within one genomic window of Equus caballus isolate H_3958 breed thoroughbred chromosome 20, TB-T2T, whole genome shotgun sequence:
- the OR2H1 gene encoding olfactory receptor family 2 subfamily H member 1 (The RefSeq protein has 1 substitution compared to this genomic sequence): MVNQSSPVGFLLLGFSEYPGLERILFIIVLTSYLLSLVGNTLIILLSVLDPRLHSPMYFFLSNLSFLDLCFTTSCVPQMLVNLWGPKKTISFLGCSVQLFTFLFLGTTECILLTVMAFDRYVAVCQPLHYATVIHPRLCWQLAAVAWVIGLVESVIQTPPTLRLPFCPHQQVDDFLCEVPALIRLFCGDTTYNEIQMAVASVFILVVPLSLILASYSAIAQAVLRINSAIAWRKALGTCSSHLIVVTLFYSSAIVVYLQPKDPYAQKRGKFFGLFYAVGTPSLNPLIYTLRNKEVKRAFRRLLGKDGVSRESRGRAA; this comes from the coding sequence ATGGTCAACCAAAGCTCCCCAGTGGGCTTCCTCCTTCTGGGCTTCTCTGAATACCCAGGACTTGAAAGAATCCTCTTCATCATTGTCTTAACTTCCTACCTCCTGTCTCTGGTGGGCAACACACTCATCATCCTGCTGTCTGTGCTGGACCCCAGGCTCCACTCTcctatgtactttttcctctccaaCCTCTCCTTCTTGGACCTCTGCTTCACCACAAGTTGTGTCCCCCAGATGCTGGTCAATCTCTGGGGCCCAAAGAAGACCATCAGCTTCCTTGGCTGCTCTGTCCAGCTCTTCACCTTTCTGTTCCTGGGGACCACTGAGTGCATCCTCCTGACAGTGATGGCCTTTGACCGCTACGTGGCTGTCTGCCAGCCCCTCCACTATGCGACCGTCATCCACCCCCGCCTATGCTGGCAGCTGGCAGCTGTGGCCTGGGTCATTGGGTTGGTGGAGTCAGTGATCCAGACACCACCCACCCTCCGCCTGCCCTTCTGCCCCCACCAGCAGGTGGATGATTTTCTGTGTGAGGTCCCAGCTTTAATTAGACTCTTCTGTGGGGACACCACATACAATGAGATCCAGATGGCTGTTGCCAGTGTATTCATCTTGGTTGTGCCCCTCAGCCTCATCCTTGCTTCTTACAGTGCTATTGCGCAGGCAGTGCTGAGGATTAACTCTGCCATAGCATGGAGAAAGGCTTTGGGGACCTGCTCCTCCCATCTCATTGTGGTCACTCTTTTCTACAGCTCAGCCATTGTTGTCTACCTCCAGCCCAAATATCCGTATGCTCAGAAGAGGGGCAAATTCTTTGGTCTCTTCTATGCAGTGGGCACTCCTTCACTTAACCCTCTCATATACACCCTGAGGAACAAGGAAGTCAAGAGGGCGTTCAGGAGGTTGCTGGGGAAGGACGGGGTCTCCAGGGAGAGCCGAGGGAGAGCTGCTTGA